Sequence from the Pseudomonadota bacterium genome:
TTGGTAACCCCATGTCTTTTGCTCAAAGGTTTTTTATCGTCGCCTGTAAGCAATGAGTGGTGTGCATATTGTGGCGGTTCATGACCCAACACCTCAAAGAGCATTATCTGTTTGGGCGTGTTTGATATATGGTCAGCCCCTCTGATAACATGGGTGATGCCCATAAGCATATCATCCACTGTTGCAGCAAAATTATAAGAAGGCGTATGTTCCTGCTTAAGCAGTATAAAATCATCCACATGATCACGTGGAAAATCAATTCTTCCATGTATATCGTCAATAAAAATAATCTGTTTTTCAAGAGATTTGAATCTTACCACATAAGGTCTTCCTTCCTGCTCCATCGACTTTACCATGTCAGGAGAAAGGTGTCTGCATGTCCCGTTGTATTTTGGGGGTTCGCCTTTCTTGAGCGAGTTTTCCCTCATTTGCTCAAGGTCTTTTATAGTACAGAAACATTTGTATGCGGCATTTTTTTCGAGAAGTATTTTTGCATAATCCAGGTATATGTTAAGCCTGTCAGACTGACGGATAGGCCCTTCATCACATGCTATGCCGAGCCAATGCAAATCTTCTATTATAGACGCTTCATATCTTGCGTCGGACCTTTCTATATCCGTATCTTCAATACGGAGAACAAGACTTCCCTTGTTCGCTCTTGAGAAAAGATAATTTATTAGTAACGTTCTTGTATTGCCGATGTGTAAATACCCTGTCGGGCTTGGTGCAAATCTTACTTTAACCATTTTGCATATTACCTCTGTTACTTATCTTCAACCAGGGATACTGCATAGGCTGCTATACCCTCCTTCCTTCCGGTAAAACCAAGGCCTTCAGTACTTTTTCCCTTTATGCTTACCTGTCCTGTTTCTATGTTAAGGATGCTGGCTATTTTTTCGCATATTGCCATTCTGTGAGGATATATTTTCGGTTCTTCAGCAACTACAACAGCATCTATATTTACGACCATGAACTCCTTTTTTTTCAAGAGTTCTGCCACATACGAAAGTATGTTAATACTTTCAATACCTTTTATACTTTCATCGGAATCAGGGAAGTGTATGCCTATATCGCCTTCCGAGATAGCGCCCAGAAGCGCATCACAGATGGCATGGAGAAGAACATCGCCATCCGAATGGCCAAGAAGCCCTTTATGAAACGGTATTTCTATCCCGCCAAGAAAGAGTTTTCTCCCATCGACAAGGGCGTGAACGTCATAGCCGATGCCAACCCTCATATAGTGCCTTTTAGCTGGGAAAGCATGCCTCTTGCAATGGTTAAGTCTTCGGGGGTTGTAATTTTTATATTGTAAGGAGAGCCTTCAACTACCTTTACTTTTTTACCCATGTTTTCTAAGAAGGTAGCATCATCATACCCGTAAAGTTTTTTTGTTATGCCTTCTCTGTATGCCTTCATTATCATATCGTATTTAAAAGTCTGAGGAGTTTGTACATGCCAAAGTGAGTCCCTTTCCAGGGTTTTTACAACAAATCCTTCCTTTGATACTACTTTTATCGTATCCTTAACGGGCAGGGCCGGGATTATTGCATCAAACATTTCCATTAGAAAAATGCCTTTTTCAATAAAGGCAGGCGAAACGAAAGGCCTTGCTCCATCATGAATTATCACGTTATCGCAGGGATGCTCTATTGCTTCAAGCCCGTTTTTTACAGAATCCTGCCGCAGGCGTCCACCTATAACAAGCTTCATAATTTTGTTAAACTTGTAAGTCTCAAGAATATCTTCCTGCATAACAGGCAGGTCCTTCTGATTTACTACGAGATAGATGCCGTCTATTTGCCTGCACTCGTCAAAAACCTGTAATGTATGAACAATAATAGGTTTATTGTCGAGGAGTAAAAATTGTTTATTTATGGATGTACCCATCCTTTTACCGGTACCGCCTGCCAGTATAATAGCAATGGTCCTCATATTTTATCTCACTTGTTCTTCTATTTTATACTCATCGGGAAAATAAAATTCCTTTTCAGCCTGCCCTTTCAGCTTTGCAAATATCATTCTTCCAGAAGTGGTCTGCAATACACTTGTTACAACTACATCAACAGCCTTGCCGAGGAGTTTTTTTGCATCGTCAACAACCACCATGGTACCGTCGTCAAGATATCCGATGCCCTGACCGAATTCCTTTCCTTCTTTAAGTATCTTCGTGTTCATCTGTTCGCCCGGCAGTATTGCTGGCTTCAACGCAGTCGCCAACTGATTCAGGTTAAGCACCTCAACGCCCTGTAATTCAGCTACTTTGTTGAGGTTGTAATCATTAGTCACAATCTTTCCATCAAGTTTTTTCGCAAGGGCAATAAGTTTTGTGTCCACATCTTTAAGTTTTGGGAATTCGTAGTCAACAATTTTTACTTTCACATAGGCCTGTTTTTGCATCCTGTGAAGAATGTCAAGCCCCCTGCGCCCCCTTGTTCTCTTTATGGGGTCCTGATGATCTGCAATGTGTTGAAGTTCGTATAATACAAACTGGGGGATAATAAACGTACCCTCAATAAACCCTGTCTCGCATATATCGGCGATTCTCCCGTCTATGATCGTGCTTGTATCGAGAATTTTGGCATCCTCGGTTTCCTCCATCTTATCAAGGAGCGGAAGTTTTGAAAGGTCAATTGTTTGGCTCTTTTGTTCTCCTATCCTGAAACCGAGATAACCCATGACGAAATAGAGGAGGATATAGATATATATGGGCAGGTTTATGGGTCTATCCTTAATAAGGGCAAGAGCCAAAAGAATTTTCGAAATGAAGAGATTTGTAACAAAAAGGCTTAATGTAGCACCTATCAAACTCCCAAAGATCGTTTTAAGATGTACGTCTTTCAGTTTGTTTTCAAGCTTAAGGATTGTGTAGCCAAGAGCAAGACCTCCTATGGCCCCGAAGAGTCCCAGGAAACCGTTTGAAAAAATCTCTTTTATGATTAGATATCCTGTGGTTGTAGTAACTGCAACCATTAAAACCTGGATGATTATATCCACAATATTTAGTCCTTGTAGTTCTTTAAGAATATACCTTCTATCTCTTCTTCAATTTTCTCTTCTTCTTTCTCTAATGCGACGGAGAGTTCTTTTTTTATTAAGTTCCTTGCTATTTCAAACATCTTCTTCTCTCCGAAAGAAAGTTCCTTCCAGACTCGAAGACTGTAAAGCTCCCTTAATACCATTGCGACCTCGAATATGGAGCCGCTTTTAATCTTTTCCATATATTCTTTGTACCTTCTGTTCCAGGGGGCATTATCATGCGCCACGTTTCTGTCTTTCAATATTTCGTAAACCCTTTTCACCTCGCATGAGTCTATTACGCACCTCAGTCCGGCGCTGTTTGTTCCATCCACGGGAACCATGATCGTCATGTCCGTATCGAGAATTCTCATGACATAAAAGGACTGCTTCATGCCGCCTGAAAACTCTCTGTCCTCAATTGACTCTATTTTTGCGACACCATGGCCAGGATATACAGCCACTTCTCCTATCTCGAACATTTTGCCTCCAGTACTTTTTCCTTAATTATCCGATAGTATACCATATTTACAAATGAATTTAAATAAGTAATTGTTATTAGTAAGCATTCAGTATACATTGGGCTGTACGGTATTGTTAAAAATACATTGATGAACAAACATTTTTTCTTTATAATCTACGATCCATATACTTTGCTCTGATACTTAAAAAATATTTAATCATGAGCCAAATGCTGAATTTATTTCAGGAGGTAACTTGACAGTTAAAACGAGATTTGCACCAAGTCCTACGGGGTATCTTCATATCGGGGGTGCGAGAACAGCCCTGTTTAATTATCTTTTTGCAAAACATAATAGCGGTATATACACCCTGAGGATAGAAGATACTGATGTGGAAAGGTCACAGGAAAAGTATGTTGAAGACATTCTGGGCGGTCTTGCCTGGCTTGGCATAAACTGGGATGAAGGACCATATTTCCAGAAGGACCGTATGGATATATACAAGGAACATGCCTATAGGCTGCTTGAGGAAGGCCATGCGTACAAATGCTATTGCAGTGCTGAAATGCTCGAGGAAAAAAGAAAAATAGCCCTTAAAGAAGGAAGAAAACCTGCCTACGACAGGACATGCAGGGAGCTCAAAGATCAACCAGGAGACAAACCCTACGTGATCAGGTTCAAAACACCGCTTTCAGGCGAGGTAAGCTTCGACGATATTGTAAGGGGCAACATTACCTTCAAATGTGAAGAACTTGATGACCTCATAATATTCAGGAGCGATAACACTCCGACTTATAATTTTACTGTTGTCGTTGATGATGCATTAATGGGTCTTACCCATATCATCAGGGGTGATGACCACATAAATAATACCCCGCGCCAGATAATTATATATGAGGCGCTGGGATATAAGCCACCCATGTTTGCCCATGTACCGCTGATCCATGGAAAAGACAAGGCTCGTCTAAGCAAAAGACACGGTGCAGTTTCCCTTCTTGAATATAAAAACGATGGTTTCCTGTCCGAAGCACTTTTGAATTACCTGTCCAGGCTCGGATGGGCACATGGAGACCAGGAGGTCTTTTCCAGGGAAGAACTGATAGAAAACTTTACCCTGGAACATGTAGGCAAATCACCTGCAATATTTGACATAGATAAACTTTTGTGGCTTAACAGCCATTATCTGAAAACACTACCTGAGCAAACCATTGCAGATCGACTAATCCCGTTTCTGGAAGAAATCGGGATAAAAATGGATCAAAAAGAGAGAAACATGCTTATCCCTGTTGTGAAAAACCTCAAGGAAAGGGCAAAGACCATGAAAGAAATGGCTTTGATGGCCAGATTTTTCTTTACCGATGATTTTGAATATGATGAAAAGGCAAGGGAAAAATTTCTTAATATTAATACGATGCCTATTCTTGATTCTTTTTTGTCCGGTATTAAAAGTTTTGCCTTTACTGATGAGAACGAACAAAAGAAGCTTATTGAAGGCATGGTACAGACATTCAACAAAAAAATTGTAGATATTATTCAGCCGATACGGGTTGCGCTTTCAGGAAAAACAGTAAGCCCTGGAATATTTGAGGTTATTGCCATCCTTGGAAAAGAAAGTGTAGAGCAAAGGATAGAAAGAGCGATCAAATTTATAAAAGAACAATAGAAATAAGAATTAAAAAGTCAAAAATAAAGAGAGCTTATAATAAATTAATGCTGTTTTTCCTGTATAATCCCACTAATCCCCGGAGTCTTTTGTTATGAGGCTGACGGGTCTTGAACTATTTGGTTTCAAATCCTTCCTGAACAGAACAGTATTTCATTTTGACCACGGTATCTCGTCTATTGTGGGCCCAAATGGTTGTGGGAAGAGTAATATCGTTGATGCAATCGTCTGGGCGTCCGGGGAAAGGGGCACAAAATCCTTACGCGTAAAAGATATGGGCGATGTTATCTTCCATGGAAGCGACGGAAAGCGGCCTGTTAACATTGCAGAAGTTGCCATTGAACTTTCCGACGGCAACAAGGATTTTATTGTAAAAAGAAGGATATACCGGGACGGTTTGAACGAATATTACTTAAACGGAACACTCGTAAGATTAAAGGATATCCAGGATTTTTTCCTCGGAAGCGGCATAGGTCTCAACGCCTATGCAATCGTTGAACAGGGGAAGATTGAATCTTTCATTCAGATGAAACCTCATGAGAGAAGGGTCGTTATCGAAGAGACAAGCGGCATCACCCGTTTTGAAGAGAAAAAAAGGGAAGCCATCGTAAGGATGGAAGAGGTTAAGGCGAACCTGGAAAGGGTGGAAGATATATACAGCGAGGTAGTGCGTTCGCTCGAAAAAGCTGAGACTGAATGGGACAGGTGGAAGATATACAAATCCTTTGCTGATCAGCAGGCTGAGATAGATTCATTGATATTGATAGACGGCTATAAAAAACTTACAAAAAAGATAAACAAAGCAAAGGAAAAAAGGGAGAGCCTTGACACAGAGGCTGCGGCAAAGGAGGAGGAAAAAAACAAACTAAAAAGAGAGCTTGCGGCTAAAGAAGAAGAATTTTCCCTGACAGAAACCGTAACAAGACAACTTGAAGTCGATATTAAAGGAAAAGAAAAGGATATGGAGAACAGGCTCCTTGAAATCGACTATATTGGCGAAGAAGAAAAAAGGTTTGAGAAAGAATTGGAAGAATTGATAAAAGGGAATGAAAAATTAGAGGAAGAGATTACACAAAACAGAGAATCAATAGAAATACTAAGAAAAGAGCAGGGAACACTAAATGCTTTGCTGAACGAAGGAGAAACGGAAGCAGGCCGACTGAAGACAGTTATGGAAGGATTAAAAACCGGCACAGAAGATCTTGAGAAAACTATGGAGGAAGAGAGGGTTAAACTCTTTGTTGTCATGAGCAGTATGTCGGATATAAATAACCGGATATCAGAGATAGAAAGGGCGGCAAAAGACATAGAGAGAAGGAAGCAGAAAAAAGCTGAAGAGCGTCAACGGTTTAAAGAAAGAATGGGTGCTCTGGAGTCAAAACAAAGGGCGAATATATCAATGTTGGAAAGCCAGAAGCACCAAATGACATTGCTTATGTCCGAAAGGAATGATGCATTTACGAAAAGGGAACATCTCAACAGCGAAATCGGCAATAAAAAAAGAGATTTGGAAACATTAAAGGCTGAGAAAAAGGGAAAAGAGGAGTTCCTAAGACAGATGAACAGTTTTCGGGAAGATGTGCCTGAAAAACTTCCCAATACAAAAAAATTGATTGATATGATTAAGGCAGATGAGGGTAAAGAGAAGCCCCTTGAGAGATTTTTTTCCAGGGAAATGGGGTATCATGTTCTCACGGATGGAGATACGGATGCAATTGCAGCAACAGCAATGAAATATGATGAAAATTTTATCTTTTTTCCGGAGAAGGGTGTATTTACCTTTAATGGAGAGGAAGTGGATATACATGTTAAATGGATCTCCGGCATAGAAGAAGGACTTGCAAGGATCGAAGAAGGGGAAGAGGGTATATTTATCAATGAAGATGTTCTTGTCGACTCAAGAGGTTTTATCCTACAGGAAAGGGCTGAAAAGAGAATCGACATAAAACAGTTCAGAGAGATGAAAAGGATCCAGAATGAATTAAAGGCAATACAAATGGATATTGACCGGTTCATCTCAATGATAAAGGGTGTGGAGGATGAATTCTATAACTGCGATAAGACATATAAACAGGCAAAGAGAAATGCTGAAGCAAAAGAAGATGAGATAAAAAAGACCGAAAAAGAAATGGCAATAACAGAAACAGAGATAAAAACAGCAAGGGAAAGACTTGTTGAGCTTGATTCCGAGATTGATATTTTTGAGGAAACACCGATGCATGCCATTGCCGGTTTGCTCGAAGAAAAGGAGACGTATGACAGAGAAAAGGAAGGTATTGAAGAAAAGATAGGATCCCTTAAAAAAATATATGAAGACAAAAAGAAAGCATACGAGGCCGCTTCGTCGGACTGGCACGAAATTACTATAGATATGGAAAGAAAAAGAGGCCGTATAAAGTCTGCCCATGAAGACATAGAGAGAAAGGAAGGACTGATAAGGTATTCCCTTGAAGAGATATACAGAAAGAATGAGAAGGCAGAGAATATAAAGAAGGACATCAACGGATGTTTAATCAAGAAAGAAGAATTGGAAAAAGATTACGGGAAACTGAAGGTAATGTGCGAGAAAGATATCGGCAGATATGAAGAATTGAAGGAGACCTCGGGCACCCTTCATATGGAAAGGCATAATTTTCAGGAAAACATCGATGCAATCGAAAAAGACATGGAAAGAGTGAGGAGCAGAAAAGAAAATATAGAGACTGAGATTGCTGTTTTCATTGAAAAGCTTGATACTGTTGTCGAAAGACTCATCAACGCATACGGGATCACAAACCCTGAAGAAATTAATATTCCTGCAGGCAGGGACCTGGAGAACGAAAGGGAAAAGATTATCGAGGGATTATCGGACCTTGGGGAAGTGAATTTCCGTGCCGAGAAAGAATACAGTGAATTGAAGGAAAGGGCGGTATTTCTTGAAAATCAGAAAGAAGATTTAAAAAATGCCATGGACTCTCTTAAGAAAACAATATTGAAAATTGACAGCCTCTCCAAGGAGATATTTTTTGAGACATTTGAAACAGTGAATGATGCTTTTAAAAAATTCACTTTCATGCTATTTAAGGGAGGCAACGGATATCTCTCTTTCAACCATGACATCGCCGGGGTTGATATGTTTGTGCAGCCGCCGGGGAAAAAAACTACAAGAATGGAGCTTCTTTCCGGAGGCGAAAAGACCCTTATTTCTCTTTCATTACTCCTTGCACTTATGGATACAAAACCTTCGCCATTATCGCTTATGGATGAAATAGATGCGCCTCTTGATGATGCGAACATTATGTCTTTGATGGAAATTATCAAGATTATCAGCAGCAAGACCCAGATAGTCCTTATTACCCACAACAGAATCACCATGGAGTTCTCAAATACAATCTACGGTATCACAATGGAAGAGGAAGGTATTTCAAAGGTAGTATCGGTACGTCTTTAAACCGCCCAGGGATTCAATCATACCAATTTGCCTTCAATCACATAACTTTGTTGCCTCGTGCTATGAATGAATCCGAATTAGTATCAATAGATGCCTTGCAGCTCTACTTCGGGGCAACTACATTCCCTCGCCCCTTGCGGGAGAGGGCAGGGTGAGGGGGAATAATAATGCCCCCATTCTTCTGATATCTCGCAGTTCTGCTGCGGAGAAGTTCATTTCAGAATAAAAAAGATTAAAAAATCGTTGTATTTCTTAATTCTGTATACACGAATACAAAATATTGTATACTATTGTAAATCTTAATATGTAGTATATTCATACAGTTATGTTTTTTATAAAGTCTACG
This genomic interval carries:
- the ispD gene encoding 2-C-methyl-D-erythritol 4-phosphate cytidylyltransferase, which translates into the protein MRTIAIILAGGTGKRMGTSINKQFLLLDNKPIIVHTLQVFDECRQIDGIYLVVNQKDLPVMQEDILETYKFNKIMKLVIGGRLRQDSVKNGLEAIEHPCDNVIIHDGARPFVSPAFIEKGIFLMEMFDAIIPALPVKDTIKVVSKEGFVVKTLERDSLWHVQTPQTFKYDMIMKAYREGITKKLYGYDDATFLENMGKKVKVVEGSPYNIKITTPEDLTIARGMLSQLKGTI
- a CDS encoding TRAM domain-containing protein, giving the protein MDIIIQVLMVAVTTTTGYLIIKEIFSNGFLGLFGAIGGLALGYTILKLENKLKDVHLKTIFGSLIGATLSLFVTNLFISKILLALALIKDRPINLPIYIYILLYFVMGYLGFRIGEQKSQTIDLSKLPLLDKMEETEDAKILDTSTIIDGRIADICETGFIEGTFIIPQFVLYELQHIADHQDPIKRTRGRRGLDILHRMQKQAYVKVKIVDYEFPKLKDVDTKLIALAKKLDGKIVTNDYNLNKVAELQGVEVLNLNQLATALKPAILPGEQMNTKILKEGKEFGQGIGYLDDGTMVVVDDAKKLLGKAVDVVVTSVLQTTSGRMIFAKLKGQAEKEFYFPDEYKIEEQVR
- the gltX gene encoding glutamate--tRNA ligase, with product MTVKTRFAPSPTGYLHIGGARTALFNYLFAKHNSGIYTLRIEDTDVERSQEKYVEDILGGLAWLGINWDEGPYFQKDRMDIYKEHAYRLLEEGHAYKCYCSAEMLEEKRKIALKEGRKPAYDRTCRELKDQPGDKPYVIRFKTPLSGEVSFDDIVRGNITFKCEELDDLIIFRSDNTPTYNFTVVVDDALMGLTHIIRGDDHINNTPRQIIIYEALGYKPPMFAHVPLIHGKDKARLSKRHGAVSLLEYKNDGFLSEALLNYLSRLGWAHGDQEVFSREELIENFTLEHVGKSPAIFDIDKLLWLNSHYLKTLPEQTIADRLIPFLEEIGIKMDQKERNMLIPVVKNLKERAKTMKEMALMARFFFTDDFEYDEKAREKFLNINTMPILDSFLSGIKSFAFTDENEQKKLIEGMVQTFNKKIVDIIQPIRVALSGKTVSPGIFEVIAILGKESVEQRIERAIKFIKEQ
- a CDS encoding AAA family ATPase; its protein translation is MRLTGLELFGFKSFLNRTVFHFDHGISSIVGPNGCGKSNIVDAIVWASGERGTKSLRVKDMGDVIFHGSDGKRPVNIAEVAIELSDGNKDFIVKRRIYRDGLNEYYLNGTLVRLKDIQDFFLGSGIGLNAYAIVEQGKIESFIQMKPHERRVVIEETSGITRFEEKKREAIVRMEEVKANLERVEDIYSEVVRSLEKAETEWDRWKIYKSFADQQAEIDSLILIDGYKKLTKKINKAKEKRESLDTEAAAKEEEKNKLKRELAAKEEEFSLTETVTRQLEVDIKGKEKDMENRLLEIDYIGEEEKRFEKELEELIKGNEKLEEEITQNRESIEILRKEQGTLNALLNEGETEAGRLKTVMEGLKTGTEDLEKTMEEERVKLFVVMSSMSDINNRISEIERAAKDIERRKQKKAEERQRFKERMGALESKQRANISMLESQKHQMTLLMSERNDAFTKREHLNSEIGNKKRDLETLKAEKKGKEEFLRQMNSFREDVPEKLPNTKKLIDMIKADEGKEKPLERFFSREMGYHVLTDGDTDAIAATAMKYDENFIFFPEKGVFTFNGEEVDIHVKWISGIEEGLARIEEGEEGIFINEDVLVDSRGFILQERAEKRIDIKQFREMKRIQNELKAIQMDIDRFISMIKGVEDEFYNCDKTYKQAKRNAEAKEDEIKKTEKEMAITETEIKTARERLVELDSEIDIFEETPMHAIAGLLEEKETYDREKEGIEEKIGSLKKIYEDKKKAYEAASSDWHEITIDMERKRGRIKSAHEDIERKEGLIRYSLEEIYRKNEKAENIKKDINGCLIKKEELEKDYGKLKVMCEKDIGRYEELKETSGTLHMERHNFQENIDAIEKDMERVRSRKENIETEIAVFIEKLDTVVERLINAYGITNPEEINIPAGRDLENEREKIIEGLSDLGEVNFRAEKEYSELKERAVFLENQKEDLKNAMDSLKKTILKIDSLSKEIFFETFETVNDAFKKFTFMLFKGGNGYLSFNHDIAGVDMFVQPPGKKTTRMELLSGGEKTLISLSLLLALMDTKPSPLSLMDEIDAPLDDANIMSLMEIIKIISSKTQIVLITHNRITMEFSNTIYGITMEEEGISKVVSVRL
- a CDS encoding CarD family transcriptional regulator, coding for MFEIGEVAVYPGHGVAKIESIEDREFSGGMKQSFYVMRILDTDMTIMVPVDGTNSAGLRCVIDSCEVKRVYEILKDRNVAHDNAPWNRRYKEYMEKIKSGSIFEVAMVLRELYSLRVWKELSFGEKKMFEIARNLIKKELSVALEKEEEKIEEEIEGIFLKNYKD
- the ispF gene encoding 2-C-methyl-D-erythritol 2,4-cyclodiphosphate synthase — protein: MRVGIGYDVHALVDGRKLFLGGIEIPFHKGLLGHSDGDVLLHAICDALLGAISEGDIGIHFPDSDESIKGIESINILSYVAELLKKKEFMVVNIDAVVVAEEPKIYPHRMAICEKIASILNIETGQVSIKGKSTEGLGFTGRKEGIAAYAVSLVEDK
- the gltX gene encoding glutamate--tRNA ligase, whose amino-acid sequence is MVKVRFAPSPTGYLHIGNTRTLLINYLFSRANKGSLVLRIEDTDIERSDARYEASIIEDLHWLGIACDEGPIRQSDRLNIYLDYAKILLEKNAAYKCFCTIKDLEQMRENSLKKGEPPKYNGTCRHLSPDMVKSMEQEGRPYVVRFKSLEKQIIFIDDIHGRIDFPRDHVDDFILLKQEHTPSYNFAATVDDMLMGITHVIRGADHISNTPKQIMLFEVLGHEPPQYAHHSLLTGDDKKPLSKRHGVTNIREFRNTGILPTALMNYVGIIGRNVKKELMDMEELVETFSLNSLSSSDSVFDMDKLLWFNKEYIRNTSAELLLKDTGLPPDLKEKVLLLRENARTLNEIKDLLNIFDGSDIDEEGIAYLKAQKDIHAIIEAIDAVFKSDRSITFERLIHELQDTTNIKKRDMFMALRIIFTGRKSGPPLGEIFHLIPKETIIKRINSSISLIP